A stretch of the Psychroserpens sp. Hel_I_66 genome encodes the following:
- a CDS encoding 4Fe-4S binding protein, giving the protein MNSPKPSMSLTKPEAFDLTLKQRISTAIGLIGLFILVLATCNVNFPNKPVFLALSLIMISVGVIVFANDMYLGKLEGIKNDGVMFKSISSRGLWAWISGIAFTGFYILLYFKAEWLGLGVDGAANTGLVALFDPLSRLLNGGQASQWFVYGTLYTIAILAFGYKFLLKYRHNRYERLRTFSVMFFQLAFAFLIPEFMARLNSDSFSLPYYDLKNIWPLNYYNFEQYRVNSMIEAGDIGLALLIFGILSIFVITPILTFKYGKRWYCSWVCGCGGLAETAGDSFRHLSDKRQVAWKIERWVVHSVVVFVTLMTTAVVYSYLGDDSSKYWLTKNTFLMSVAVLLTVVFALVMIFKHEQLAKDAKYGAIGYFVIIMVLIGMHYFNGSNLFLVKAESLRQFYGFLIGAIFSGVIGTGFYPIFGNRVWCRFGCPMAAILGFQQRLFSRFRITTNGGQCISCGNCSTYCEMGIDVRAYAQKGENIVRSSCVGCGICSAVCPRGVLKLENDNMKGRINSNDILLGNDVDLMDLVNQK; this is encoded by the coding sequence ATGAATTCACCAAAACCAAGCATGTCATTGACCAAACCAGAGGCGTTTGATCTTACATTAAAGCAGAGAATATCAACAGCCATTGGACTTATAGGTCTGTTTATTCTTGTTTTAGCAACGTGCAATGTCAACTTCCCCAATAAACCTGTTTTTTTAGCTCTATCACTAATTATGATTTCGGTTGGTGTGATTGTATTTGCCAATGATATGTATTTAGGAAAATTGGAAGGCATCAAAAATGATGGTGTGATGTTTAAATCTATTTCCTCTCGCGGACTGTGGGCATGGATTTCGGGAATTGCCTTTACAGGTTTTTATATTTTGTTGTATTTCAAAGCCGAGTGGCTGGGACTGGGAGTTGACGGTGCAGCAAACACAGGTTTGGTGGCGCTTTTTGATCCTTTAAGCAGATTACTAAATGGTGGTCAAGCAAGCCAATGGTTTGTTTATGGTACGCTCTATACTATTGCTATTTTAGCTTTTGGTTATAAGTTTTTATTAAAATATCGTCATAATCGCTATGAGCGTTTGCGTACGTTTTCAGTGATGTTTTTTCAACTGGCATTTGCGTTTTTGATTCCAGAGTTTATGGCTCGATTAAATTCAGACTCGTTTAGCTTACCATATTATGATCTTAAAAATATATGGCCTCTCAACTATTATAATTTTGAGCAATATCGTGTCAATTCAATGATTGAAGCTGGAGATATTGGTTTGGCACTCTTAATTTTTGGTATCCTATCCATTTTTGTCATCACACCAATTTTAACCTTTAAATATGGTAAACGCTGGTACTGCTCTTGGGTTTGCGGTTGTGGTGGTTTAGCAGAGACTGCTGGAGATTCATTTAGACATTTGAGTGATAAACGCCAAGTGGCATGGAAAATTGAACGTTGGGTGGTGCATAGCGTTGTAGTTTTTGTTACGTTAATGACAACTGCTGTTGTTTATTCTTATTTGGGAGATGACTCCAGTAAATACTGGCTTACTAAAAATACATTTCTAATGAGTGTCGCTGTTTTATTGACTGTAGTTTTCGCATTGGTCATGATTTTTAAACACGAGCAATTGGCTAAGGATGCAAAATATGGTGCGATTGGATACTTCGTGATCATTATGGTACTTATTGGTATGCATTATTTTAATGGTTCTAATTTATTTTTAGTCAAAGCAGAATCACTGCGTCAATTTTATGGCTTTTTAATTGGTGCTATTTTCTCTGGAGTAATTGGTACTGGCTTTTATCCTATCTTCGGAAATCGTGTGTGGTGCAGATTTGGTTGCCCAATGGCAGCAATTTTAGGTTTTCAACAACGTTTGTTTTCTCGTTTTAGAATTACAACAAATGGCGGACAATGCATCTCCTGCGGAAACTGCTCAACCTACTGCGAAATGGGAATCGATGTTCGTGCCTATGCTCAAAAAGGTGAAAATATTGTGCGCTCTAGTTGTGTTGGATGTGGCATTTGCTCTGCAGTTTGCCCAAGAGGAGTTCTAAAATTAGAAAATGATAACATGAAAGGTCGTATCAACTCAAACGACATCTTGTTAGGAAACGATGTGGATTTGATGGATTTGGTGAATCAGAAATAA